Proteins encoded in a region of the Oscillospiraceae bacterium MB24-C1 genome:
- the rpmA gene encoding 50S ribosomal protein L27 — MAHKKGVGSTKNGRDSESKRLGVKRADGQFVKAGNILVRQRGTHIHPGENVGIGSDDTLFALSDGTLRFERLGRDRKKASVYAAEN, encoded by the coding sequence ATGGCACATAAGAAGGGCGTTGGCTCAACTAAAAACGGTCGCGACTCCGAGTCCAAACGACTAGGCGTGAAGCGTGCCGACGGTCAGTTTGTAAAGGCTGGCAATATTCTGGTTCGTCAGAGAGGCACCCACATCCATCCCGGCGAGAATGTCGGAATCGGTTCGGATGACACTCTGTTCGCGCTTTCTGACGGAACGCTCCGTTTTGAGCGCCTCGGCCGTGACCGTAAGAAGGCTTCGGTCTACGCGGCAGAGAACTAA
- the rplU gene encoding 50S ribosomal protein L21 has translation MYAVFTTGGKQYRVAQGDVIFVEKLDIEVDQTIEFDNVLVVGKDDSAVVGTPTVAGAKVVAKALKNGKGKKITVFTYRSKKDSKRKMGHRQPYTKLEITAINA, from the coding sequence ATGTACGCAGTATTCACTACCGGCGGTAAGCAGTACCGTGTCGCTCAGGGCGACGTGATTTTCGTCGAAAAACTCGACATTGAGGTCGACCAAACCATCGAGTTCGACAACGTTCTCGTTGTTGGCAAGGATGACAGCGCTGTTGTGGGCACCCCCACCGTAGCGGGAGCTAAGGTTGTTGCCAAGGCTCTGAAGAACGGTAAGGGCAAGAAGATCACCGTCTTCACCTACCGCTCCAAGAAGGATTCCAAGCGTAAGATGGGCCACAGACAGCCCTATACCAAGCTTGAAATCACCGCGATTAATGCTTAA
- a CDS encoding DUF6132 family protein — protein MKILGYVIGGAVGALAGYLYYYFVGCASGRCLITSNPWSSTVYGLVLGVLIASIIIK, from the coding sequence ATGAAAATTTTAGGCTATGTAATTGGCGGTGCTGTTGGTGCTTTGGCAGGTTATCTGTACTATTATTTTGTGGGCTGTGCTTCCGGGCGCTGTCTAATCACGTCTAATCCGTGGAGTTCAACAGTCTACGGCCTTGTACTGGGTGTTTTGATTGCAAGTATTATAATCAAATAA